One segment of Gordonia terrae DNA contains the following:
- the ribH gene encoding 6,7-dimethyl-8-ribityllumazine synthase, whose product MSGHGEPTLELADAGALRLAIVSSQWHETVCGALLDGAIRAARDNGVTEPTIVQVAGAIELPVIVQALARTHDAVVALGVVIKGETPHFDYVCDAVTAGLTRVSLDESTPVGNGVLTVLTEDQAIARAGLPGSTEDKGAQATVAALASALTLRALQRGETLPAAVGGASA is encoded by the coding sequence ATGAGCGGCCACGGAGAGCCGACCCTCGAACTCGCCGATGCCGGGGCCCTGCGTCTCGCCATCGTCTCGTCGCAGTGGCACGAGACCGTCTGTGGCGCACTACTCGACGGGGCCATCCGGGCCGCGCGCGACAACGGCGTGACCGAACCGACGATCGTGCAGGTCGCGGGCGCCATCGAACTGCCCGTGATCGTGCAGGCGCTGGCCCGCACCCACGACGCGGTGGTCGCCCTCGGTGTCGTGATCAAAGGCGAGACACCGCATTTCGACTACGTGTGTGACGCCGTCACCGCTGGTCTCACGCGGGTGTCGCTCGACGAGTCGACACCGGTCGGCAACGGTGTGCTCACGGTGCTCACCGAGGACCAGGCGATCGCACGCGCCGGCCTCCCGGGCTCGACGGAGGACAAGGGCGCCCAGGCAACCGTCGCCGCACTGGCGTCGGCGCTGACCCTGCGCGCACTGCAGCGCGGCGAGACCCTCCCGGCGGCCGTCGGAGGAGCATCGGCGTGA
- a CDS encoding gluconeogenesis factor YvcK family protein, whose amino-acid sequence MSAREPRIVALGGGHGLYATLTAMRYLSADITAVVTVADDGGSSGRLRAELGLIPPGDLRMALAALMSTPTGLEDSPTADPLARRRQELWAEVLQHRFGGRGALAGHPIGNLLLAGLTEVLGDTVGALAELRATFGITGHVLPMSTVPLDIEADVSGLEADPRISREIRGQVAVATTPGKVRRVRLLPNDPPACESALAAIESADLVMLGPGSWFSSVIPHVLVPEQLKALQRSHARKVLVVNLAPEPGETPGFSVERHLHVLHAHANTFRVDHVLVDASSVPAGRERDHLVRAAGLFGAELNVGDVAVPGRQVHDPAKVAAVVNELCEGELTRYSGRADA is encoded by the coding sequence ATGAGTGCCCGGGAGCCCCGCATCGTCGCCCTCGGCGGCGGACACGGCCTCTATGCCACGCTGACCGCGATGCGCTACCTCAGCGCCGACATCACCGCGGTGGTCACCGTCGCCGACGACGGCGGATCGTCCGGGCGCCTGCGTGCCGAGCTCGGGCTCATCCCGCCCGGCGACCTGCGAATGGCGCTCGCCGCGTTGATGAGTACCCCCACGGGGCTCGAGGACTCGCCGACCGCCGATCCGCTCGCCCGCCGTCGACAGGAGCTGTGGGCCGAGGTCCTGCAGCACCGATTCGGCGGCCGCGGGGCACTGGCCGGACATCCCATCGGCAACCTCCTCCTCGCCGGGCTCACCGAGGTCCTCGGCGACACGGTCGGGGCGCTCGCCGAGTTGCGGGCCACCTTCGGTATCACGGGGCACGTGCTGCCGATGTCGACCGTCCCGCTCGACATCGAGGCCGACGTCTCCGGACTCGAGGCGGACCCGCGGATCAGTCGCGAGATCCGCGGCCAGGTGGCCGTGGCCACCACACCCGGCAAGGTTCGCCGCGTCCGGCTGCTGCCGAACGATCCGCCGGCCTGCGAATCAGCCCTCGCCGCAATCGAATCGGCCGATCTCGTGATGTTGGGGCCGGGTTCCTGGTTCTCCAGTGTGATCCCGCATGTGCTCGTGCCCGAGCAGCTGAAGGCACTGCAGCGCAGCCACGCTCGCAAGGTGCTGGTGGTCAATCTGGCACCCGAGCCGGGGGAGACGCCGGGGTTCTCGGTCGAGCGGCACCTCCATGTGCTGCACGCGCACGCGAACACGTTCCGGGTCGACCACGTCCTCGTGGACGCGTCGTCGGTCCCCGCCGGGCGGGAACGTGACCACCTGGTGCGGGCGGCCGGATTGTTCGGCGCCGAGCTGAATGTCGGGGACGTCGCGGTGCCCGGCCGACAGGTCCATGACCCGGCGAAAGTCGCCGCCGTGGTGAACGAACTGTGCGAAGGTGAACTGACCCGTTACTCTGGCCGAGCGGACGCCTGA
- the uvrC gene encoding excinuclease ABC subunit UvrC: MADPTTYRPAPGSIPTDPGVYKFRDEHRRVIYVGKAKNLRSRLTSYFADITSLHPRTRQMVTTAASVEWTVVGTEVEALQLEYNWIKEFDPRFNVRYRDDKSYPMLAVTLNEEYPRLFVYRGPRRRGVRYFGPYAHAWAIRETVDLLTRVFPARTCSAGVFKRHRQIDRPCLLGYIDKCSAPCVGRVDAEEHREIVEDFCDFLAGRTDLMIRRMERDMSAAAEDLDFERAARLRDDIGAMRRAMEKQAVVLGDGTTADVIALAGDQLEVSVQVFHVRDGRVRGQRGWVVERSDNGTDGDVVGEFVTQFYGAQVDFDATVDVGTDRAHGESIPREVLVPELPSDAGELEEWLSGLRGSRVRLRVPQRGDKKALFETVARNAGEALAQHKLRRAGDLTTRSAALTELQESLLLDQAPLRIECVDISHVQGTDVVASLVVFEDGLPRKSDYRHYSIRHAAGEGHSDDVASIAEVTRRRFLRHRTDSDASPPVSGEISAAADTPAQPRKFAYPPNLFVVDGGAPQVHAAAAVLDELGITDVSVIGLAKRLEEVWVPGDDDPMILPRNSQALFLLQRVRDEAHRFAITFHRSKRSKRMTESVLDGVPGLGRTRRTALVTHFGSVARLREASLDEISQVPGIGLTTARAVKTALSDETPAPEQTPTPAPAGAEKEMTVATGDAGRGGDE; the protein is encoded by the coding sequence GTGGCCGACCCGACTACCTACCGCCCCGCGCCGGGGTCCATCCCGACCGATCCCGGGGTGTACAAGTTCCGCGACGAGCACCGTCGCGTCATCTACGTGGGCAAGGCCAAGAACCTCCGGTCGAGGTTGACGTCGTACTTCGCCGACATCACCTCGCTGCACCCCCGCACCCGCCAGATGGTGACGACGGCCGCGTCGGTCGAGTGGACCGTCGTCGGCACCGAGGTGGAGGCGCTCCAGCTCGAATACAACTGGATCAAGGAATTCGATCCGCGCTTCAACGTCCGATATCGCGACGACAAGAGCTACCCGATGCTCGCGGTCACGCTGAACGAGGAGTACCCGCGCCTGTTCGTGTACCGGGGGCCACGCCGGCGCGGCGTGCGGTACTTCGGCCCGTACGCCCACGCCTGGGCGATCCGCGAGACGGTCGACCTGCTGACCCGGGTCTTCCCGGCCCGCACCTGTTCGGCGGGGGTGTTCAAACGGCACCGGCAGATCGACCGGCCGTGCCTCCTCGGCTACATCGACAAGTGTTCGGCTCCCTGTGTGGGACGGGTGGACGCCGAGGAACATCGGGAGATCGTCGAGGACTTCTGCGACTTCCTCGCCGGCCGCACCGACCTGATGATCCGCAGGATGGAACGAGACATGTCCGCCGCGGCCGAGGACCTCGACTTCGAGCGTGCCGCCCGGCTGCGTGACGACATCGGTGCGATGCGACGCGCGATGGAGAAGCAGGCCGTCGTGCTCGGCGACGGCACCACCGCCGACGTCATCGCGCTCGCCGGCGACCAGCTCGAGGTGTCGGTCCAGGTCTTCCACGTCCGCGACGGACGGGTGCGCGGTCAGCGCGGATGGGTCGTCGAGCGCAGCGACAACGGCACCGACGGCGATGTGGTGGGGGAGTTCGTCACCCAGTTCTACGGCGCCCAGGTCGATTTCGACGCCACGGTCGACGTCGGCACCGACCGCGCACACGGCGAGTCGATCCCGCGCGAGGTGCTGGTCCCGGAGTTGCCGTCCGACGCCGGGGAACTCGAGGAGTGGCTGTCCGGTCTCCGCGGCAGCCGGGTGCGGCTGCGGGTGCCGCAGCGCGGCGACAAGAAGGCGCTGTTCGAGACCGTCGCCCGGAACGCGGGCGAAGCCCTTGCGCAGCACAAGCTCCGGCGCGCGGGCGACCTCACGACCCGCTCGGCGGCCCTCACCGAGCTACAGGAGTCCCTGCTGCTCGACCAGGCGCCGCTGCGCATCGAGTGTGTCGACATCTCGCACGTCCAGGGCACCGACGTGGTCGCCTCGCTCGTGGTCTTCGAAGACGGTCTGCCGCGCAAGTCCGACTATCGGCACTACTCGATCCGGCATGCGGCCGGCGAGGGGCACTCCGACGACGTCGCGTCCATCGCCGAGGTCACGCGACGCCGGTTCCTCCGGCACCGCACCGACTCCGACGCGTCGCCTCCGGTGTCCGGGGAGATCAGCGCCGCCGCCGACACGCCGGCCCAGCCCCGGAAGTTCGCCTACCCCCCGAACCTCTTCGTCGTCGACGGTGGCGCGCCCCAGGTGCACGCCGCGGCGGCGGTGCTCGACGAGCTCGGCATCACCGATGTCTCGGTGATCGGACTCGCCAAACGCCTCGAGGAGGTGTGGGTGCCCGGCGACGACGACCCGATGATCCTGCCGCGCAACAGCCAGGCCCTGTTCCTGCTGCAGCGCGTCCGCGACGAGGCGCATCGCTTCGCCATCACGTTCCACCGCAGCAAGCGCAGCAAGCGGATGACCGAGTCGGTGCTCGACGGCGTCCCCGGTCTGGGCCGGACCCGCCGCACCGCGCTCGTGACCCACTTCGGGTCGGTGGCGCGGCTGCGTGAGGCATCCTTGGACGAGATATCCCAGGTGCCCGGAATCGGTCTCACCACGGCGCGTGCGGTCAAGACCGCGCTCTCCGACGAGACCCCGGCGCCCGAACAGACCCCGACCCCGGCCCCGGCGGGAGCCGAGAAGGAGATGACGGTGGCGACCGGTGACGCGGGACGTGGTGGCGATGAGTGA
- a CDS encoding phosphoglycerate kinase — protein sequence MGVPTLKDLLDEGVSGRGVLVRSDFNVPLDGSTITDPGRILASLPTLNALIDAGARVIITAHLGRPKGEPDPAFSLAPVAARLGEELGRNVQLAGDVVGTDALARAEGLTDGDVLLLENIRFDPRETSKDDAEREKLAKALVELVGDDGAFVSDGFGVVHRKQASVYDVAKLLPHYAGELVAAEVDVLSKLTDEVTRPYAVVLGGSKVSDKLGVIEALAPKVDTLVIGGGMAFTFLAAQGHSVGTSLLQEDQIDVCKSLLERFGDVIHLPVDVVVADKFAADAESDTVASDAIPDGWMGLDIGPESVKRFAAVLSGAKTIFWNGPSGVFEFEKFSAGTRGVAEAIAGATGNGAFTVVGGGDSAAAVRTLGLPDSDFSHISTGGGASLEYLEGKELPGLKVLES from the coding sequence ATGGGTGTTCCCACTCTGAAAGACCTTCTGGACGAAGGTGTTTCGGGCAGGGGTGTGCTGGTCCGGTCGGATTTCAACGTCCCGCTCGACGGGTCGACGATCACCGATCCGGGTCGCATCCTCGCGTCCCTGCCGACGCTCAACGCACTCATCGACGCCGGTGCCAGGGTGATCATCACCGCGCACCTGGGTCGTCCGAAGGGTGAGCCGGATCCGGCGTTCTCGCTGGCGCCGGTCGCCGCCCGTCTCGGCGAGGAACTCGGCCGCAACGTGCAGCTGGCCGGTGATGTCGTCGGAACCGACGCGCTCGCCCGTGCGGAGGGTCTCACCGACGGTGACGTCCTGCTCCTGGAGAACATCCGCTTCGATCCGCGGGAGACCTCCAAGGACGACGCCGAACGCGAGAAGCTCGCCAAGGCGCTCGTCGAGCTCGTCGGCGACGACGGCGCGTTCGTCTCCGACGGTTTCGGGGTGGTGCACCGCAAGCAGGCGTCGGTCTACGACGTCGCCAAGCTGCTCCCGCACTACGCGGGGGAGCTGGTGGCCGCGGAGGTCGACGTCCTGTCGAAGCTCACCGACGAGGTGACCCGTCCCTACGCGGTCGTCCTCGGCGGGTCGAAGGTCTCGGACAAGCTCGGGGTCATCGAGGCCTTGGCTCCCAAGGTGGACACGCTGGTCATCGGCGGCGGCATGGCGTTCACGTTCCTTGCCGCACAAGGCCATTCGGTCGGTACGTCGCTCCTGCAGGAAGATCAGATCGATGTCTGCAAGAGCCTGCTGGAGCGGTTCGGCGACGTGATCCACCTGCCCGTCGACGTCGTGGTGGCCGACAAGTTCGCCGCTGACGCCGAGTCGGACACGGTGGCCTCCGACGCCATTCCCGACGGCTGGATGGGTCTGGACATCGGACCGGAGTCGGTGAAGCGTTTCGCCGCGGTCCTCTCGGGTGCCAAGACCATCTTCTGGAACGGCCCCTCGGGCGTGTTCGAGTTCGAGAAGTTCTCGGCCGGTACCCGTGGTGTGGCCGAGGCCATCGCGGGCGCGACCGGAAACGGCGCGTTCACCGTGGTCGGCGGCGGCGACTCGGCGGCCGCGGTGCGCACCCTGGGTCTGCCCGACTCCGATTTCTCGCACATCTCCACCGGAGGTGGCGCATCGCTGGAGTACCTCGAGGGCAAGGAACTCCCCGGACTGAAGGTTCTGGAGAGCTGA
- the rapZ gene encoding RNase adapter RapZ, producing the protein MSDHTEGESTVTATQTGTDFTVLFVTGMSGAGRSTAANVLEDDGWYVADNVPPSLISTMVGMVRADDPDITRLAMVLRASDDNLAHQLEQLRDSLEQSGIRTRLLYLDASDQVLVRRFEQVRRRHPLQGKETLVEGIARERAILAPIKNVADLVVETSALTAAKLRAIVEGVAPGDTEPRLSIAVQSFGFKYGLPIDSDLVADVRFLPNPHWIDELRDHNGREAPVRDYVLGQPDADGFLDLYTGLVSIVGRGYLREGKRYMTISVGCTGGKHRSVAIAEELSARLRRAVDDAGTASYDVRVMHRDLGRE; encoded by the coding sequence ATGAGTGACCACACCGAAGGGGAGAGCACGGTGACCGCGACGCAGACCGGAACCGATTTCACGGTGCTGTTCGTGACGGGGATGTCCGGTGCGGGACGATCCACCGCGGCGAACGTGCTGGAGGACGACGGCTGGTACGTCGCCGACAACGTGCCCCCGTCACTGATCTCGACGATGGTCGGGATGGTCCGGGCGGACGATCCCGACATCACCCGGCTCGCCATGGTGCTGCGCGCCTCCGACGACAACCTCGCCCACCAGCTCGAACAACTGCGAGACAGCCTGGAGCAGTCCGGGATTCGCACCCGGCTGCTGTACCTCGACGCCAGCGACCAGGTGCTGGTCCGGCGCTTCGAACAGGTACGCCGGCGGCACCCGTTGCAGGGCAAGGAGACCCTCGTCGAAGGGATCGCCCGCGAACGCGCGATCCTGGCCCCGATCAAGAACGTCGCCGACCTGGTCGTGGAGACCTCCGCGCTGACCGCGGCCAAACTCCGCGCGATCGTCGAGGGCGTCGCGCCCGGTGACACCGAACCCCGGCTCTCGATCGCGGTGCAGTCGTTCGGCTTCAAGTACGGGCTGCCCATCGACTCCGATCTCGTCGCCGACGTCCGGTTCCTGCCCAACCCGCACTGGATCGACGAGTTGCGCGATCACAACGGCCGGGAGGCGCCGGTCCGCGACTACGTCCTCGGTCAGCCGGACGCGGACGGATTTCTCGACCTCTACACCGGGCTGGTGTCGATCGTCGGACGCGGCTATCTTCGGGAAGGCAAGCGCTACATGACGATCAGCGTCGGGTGCACCGGCGGAAAACACCGCAGTGTGGCCATCGCCGAGGAACTGTCGGCTCGTCTGCGCCGCGCCGTAGACGACGCCGGGACCGCGTCCTACGACGTCCGGGTGATGCACCGCGACCTGGGGCGCGAATGA
- a CDS encoding PH domain-containing protein, giving the protein MSPADTPPTGSDAAGWDLVYRPRNLPRWAIAAAVVVLAIHITFGLLLTIDDVGVRNLGGSDQVAIILIGVLVSAAILLFTRPRLRVGAAGVEVRNLATVRLFEWDRVLGLTYPEKGFGAWLLFPADEHITVLAVQAGDGQRAIDAMGRFRELEERYRGTVRPGH; this is encoded by the coding sequence GTGAGTCCTGCGGACACCCCGCCGACCGGCTCCGACGCGGCCGGGTGGGACCTGGTCTACCGGCCCCGCAACCTGCCCCGGTGGGCCATCGCGGCGGCCGTGGTGGTGCTCGCGATCCACATCACGTTCGGTCTGCTGCTGACGATCGACGACGTCGGCGTCCGCAACCTCGGCGGCTCCGACCAGGTCGCGATCATCCTCATCGGGGTGCTGGTCTCGGCGGCCATCCTGCTGTTCACCCGGCCGCGGCTGCGCGTCGGCGCCGCCGGTGTCGAGGTCCGCAATCTCGCGACGGTCCGACTCTTCGAGTGGGATCGTGTTCTCGGTCTCACGTACCCGGAGAAGGGTTTCGGCGCGTGGCTGTTGTTCCCCGCCGACGAACACATCACCGTCCTGGCTGTTCAGGCCGGTGACGGTCAGCGCGCCATCGACGCGATGGGCCGGTTCCGCGAGCTGGAGGAGCGCTACCGCGGGACTGTCCGGCCCGGCCACTAG
- the whiA gene encoding DNA-binding protein WhiA — MTAAVKDELSRLSVTQVSCRRAEVSALLRFAGGLHIVAGRVVVEAEVDMGNVARRLRREIHDLYGYASDVHVLRGGGLRKSARYIVRITKDGEGLARQTGLLDLRGRPVRGLPAQVVGGSVADAEAAWRGAFLAHGSLTEPGRSSALEVSCPGPEAALALVGAARRLGVTAKAREVRGADRVVIRDGEAIGALLTRMGAHDTRLVWEERRMRREVRATANRLANFDDANLRRSARAAVAAAARVERALDILGDEVPDHLIAAGQLRITHRQASLEELGQLADPPMTKDAVAGRIRRLLSMADKKARQDGIPDTESAVTSELLDEA, encoded by the coding sequence ATGACGGCGGCGGTGAAGGACGAACTCAGTCGCCTGTCGGTGACTCAGGTGAGTTGCCGGAGAGCCGAGGTGTCGGCGTTGCTTCGATTCGCCGGTGGCCTGCACATCGTCGCGGGCCGCGTGGTGGTCGAGGCCGAGGTCGACATGGGCAACGTGGCCCGCCGGCTGCGACGCGAGATCCACGACCTGTACGGCTACGCCTCCGACGTCCACGTCCTACGGGGCGGCGGACTGCGCAAGTCGGCGCGCTACATCGTGCGGATCACCAAGGACGGCGAAGGCCTGGCCCGGCAGACCGGACTCCTCGACCTGCGTGGCCGGCCGGTGCGCGGCCTGCCCGCACAGGTCGTCGGCGGCAGTGTCGCCGACGCCGAGGCCGCTTGGCGCGGAGCGTTTCTCGCCCACGGCTCGCTCACCGAACCGGGCCGGTCGTCGGCCCTGGAGGTCAGTTGCCCCGGACCGGAGGCGGCGCTCGCCCTGGTCGGCGCGGCGCGGCGACTCGGTGTCACGGCCAAGGCGCGTGAGGTCCGCGGCGCCGATCGGGTCGTCATCCGCGACGGCGAGGCCATCGGGGCGCTGCTCACCCGCATGGGCGCCCACGACACGAGGCTCGTCTGGGAGGAACGTCGGATGCGGCGGGAGGTCCGCGCGACCGCCAACCGCCTGGCCAACTTCGACGACGCCAACCTGCGTCGCTCGGCGCGTGCGGCGGTCGCGGCCGCGGCCCGCGTGGAACGCGCACTGGACATCCTCGGCGACGAGGTGCCCGACCATCTCATCGCCGCCGGGCAGCTCCGCATCACGCACCGTCAGGCGTCACTGGAAGAGCTCGGCCAGCTCGCCGACCCGCCGATGACCAAGGACGCCGTCGCCGGTCGAATCCGGCGGCTGCTGTCGATGGCCGACAAGAAGGCGCGCCAGGACGGCATCCCCGACACCGAATCCGCGGTCACCTCCGAGCTGCTCGACGAGGCCTGA
- the gap gene encoding type I glyceraldehyde-3-phosphate dehydrogenase produces MTVRVGVNGFGRIGRNFFRAVEAQKALGTTDIEIVAVNDLTDNATLAHLLKFDSILGRLADDVTLEGDDTIVVGEQKIKALEVKEGPAAIPWGDLGVDVVVESTGIFTARAKAQGHLDAGAKKVIISAPASDEDITIVMGVNDDKYDGSQNIISNASCTTNCLGPLAKVLNDEFGIVKGLMTTIHAYTQDQNLQDGPHKDLRRARAAAINIVPTSTGAAKAIGLVLPELKGKLDGYALRVPIPTGSVTDLTAQLSKTATADEINAALKAAADGPLKGILKYYDAPIVSSDIVTDPHSSLFDAGLTKVIDDQAKVVSWYDNEWGYSNRLVDLIGLVGKSL; encoded by the coding sequence GTGACTGTTCGGGTAGGCGTCAACGGATTCGGCCGGATCGGCCGCAACTTCTTCCGCGCCGTCGAAGCGCAAAAGGCTTTGGGCACCACCGACATCGAGATCGTCGCGGTCAACGACCTGACCGACAACGCGACCCTCGCACACCTGCTGAAGTTCGACTCCATCCTCGGTCGCCTCGCCGACGACGTCACCCTCGAGGGCGACGACACCATCGTCGTCGGTGAGCAGAAGATCAAGGCCCTGGAGGTCAAGGAAGGCCCGGCCGCGATCCCGTGGGGCGACCTGGGCGTCGACGTCGTCGTCGAGTCGACCGGCATCTTCACCGCTCGCGCCAAGGCGCAGGGGCACCTCGACGCCGGCGCCAAGAAGGTCATCATCTCCGCTCCGGCGTCGGATGAGGACATCACGATCGTGATGGGCGTCAACGACGACAAGTACGACGGCAGCCAGAACATCATCTCCAACGCGTCGTGCACCACCAACTGCCTCGGCCCGCTGGCGAAGGTCCTCAACGACGAGTTCGGCATCGTCAAGGGCCTGATGACCACCATCCACGCCTACACCCAGGACCAGAACCTGCAGGACGGCCCGCACAAGGACCTGCGTCGTGCCCGCGCCGCGGCCATCAACATCGTGCCGACCTCGACCGGTGCTGCCAAGGCCATCGGCCTGGTGCTCCCGGAGCTGAAGGGCAAGCTCGACGGTTACGCCCTGCGCGTCCCGATCCCCACCGGTTCGGTCACCGACCTCACCGCGCAGCTGTCGAAGACCGCCACCGCCGACGAGATCAACGCGGCGCTCAAGGCGGCTGCCGACGGTCCGCTCAAGGGCATCCTCAAGTACTACGACGCGCCGATCGTCTCGTCCGACATCGTCACCGACCCGCACAGCTCGCTGTTCGACGCCGGCCTGACCAAGGTGATCGACGACCAGGCCAAGGTCGTGTCCTGGTACGACAACGAGTGGGGCTACTCCAACCGCCTCGTCGACCTCATCGGTCTCGTCGGCAAGTCGCTCTGA
- a CDS encoding riboflavin synthase encodes MFTGIVEELGVIADREDLSDAARFTVRGPVVTADAGHGDSIAVNGVCLTVVDLRPGEFTVDVMGETLRRSSLSDLAAGSTVNLERAMPANGRFGGHIVQGHVDGTGTIAAVSPSENWTVVRIAVPETLTRYLVEKGSITVDGVSLTVSAVGGSGDDSWFEISLIPTTLNETNLGAARPGTVVNLEVDVIAKYVERLHLGSDTTGTPDVAGTK; translated from the coding sequence GTGTTCACCGGAATCGTGGAAGAACTCGGCGTCATCGCCGACCGCGAGGATCTCTCCGACGCCGCCCGATTCACCGTGCGCGGGCCAGTGGTCACCGCCGACGCCGGTCATGGCGACTCGATCGCCGTCAACGGCGTGTGTCTGACCGTCGTCGACCTCCGTCCCGGTGAGTTCACCGTCGACGTGATGGGCGAGACGCTGCGCCGCAGTTCGCTGTCCGACCTCGCCGCCGGAAGCACCGTCAACCTCGAGCGCGCCATGCCCGCGAACGGTCGTTTCGGCGGCCACATCGTGCAGGGACACGTCGACGGCACGGGAACGATCGCTGCGGTCAGCCCGTCGGAGAACTGGACGGTCGTGCGGATCGCCGTTCCCGAGACGCTCACGCGCTACCTCGTCGAGAAGGGATCGATCACCGTCGACGGTGTCTCCCTCACCGTGTCGGCGGTCGGCGGATCGGGCGACGACTCCTGGTTCGAGATCTCCCTGATCCCGACGACCCTCAACGAGACCAATCTCGGCGCCGCCCGGCCCGGCACCGTGGTCAACCTCGAGGTCGACGTCATCGCCAAATACGTCGAGCGCCTTCATCTGGGTTCGGACACGACTGGTACTCCTGATGTTGCGGGGACGAAATGA
- a CDS encoding bifunctional 3,4-dihydroxy-2-butanone-4-phosphate synthase/GTP cyclohydrolase II: MSESPNDGDDVTAAGQTGVAFDTIERAIADIAAGKAVVVVDDEDRENEGDLIFAAEKATPELVAFMVRYTSGYLCVPLDGDACDRLGLPPMYSMNQDKHGTAYTVTVDAREGIGTGISAADRATTMRLLADPDAAAADFTRPGHVVPLRAKEGGVLRRPGHTEAAVDLARLADLAPAGVICEIVSQKDVGSMAQTDELRVFADEHDLALISIADLIAWRRRHEKHVVRVADARIPTRHGDFRAVGYSSVYDDVEHVALVKGDIAGGDADGHDVLVRVHSECLTGDVFGSLRCDCGPQLDAAMEMVAAEGRGIILYMRGHEGRGIGLLHKLQAYQLQDAGSDTVDANLELGLPADSRDYGLGAQILVDLGVRSMRLLTNNPAKRVGLDGYGLHIVDRVPMPVRANAENLRYLRTKRDRMGHDLVGLDDHAHSDNAQPTDGASEGAPA; this comes from the coding sequence ATGAGCGAGTCGCCAAATGACGGTGATGACGTGACCGCAGCCGGGCAGACCGGCGTCGCGTTCGACACGATCGAACGCGCCATCGCCGACATCGCGGCGGGCAAGGCCGTCGTCGTGGTCGACGACGAGGACCGCGAGAACGAGGGCGACCTGATCTTCGCTGCGGAGAAGGCGACCCCCGAACTGGTGGCGTTCATGGTGCGCTACACCTCCGGCTACCTGTGCGTCCCGCTCGACGGCGACGCCTGCGACCGACTCGGTCTGCCGCCGATGTACTCGATGAACCAGGACAAGCACGGCACGGCCTACACCGTGACCGTCGACGCCCGCGAGGGCATCGGGACCGGCATCAGCGCCGCCGACCGTGCCACGACGATGCGCCTGCTGGCCGATCCCGACGCAGCCGCGGCCGACTTCACGCGCCCCGGCCACGTGGTCCCGTTGCGGGCGAAGGAAGGCGGCGTGCTGCGCCGTCCCGGGCACACCGAGGCAGCGGTCGACCTCGCCCGCCTCGCCGATCTGGCGCCGGCCGGGGTGATCTGCGAGATCGTCAGCCAGAAGGACGTCGGCTCGATGGCGCAGACCGACGAGCTGCGCGTGTTCGCCGACGAACACGACCTGGCGCTGATCTCGATCGCCGACCTCATCGCCTGGCGTCGTCGTCACGAAAAGCATGTGGTGCGCGTCGCCGACGCCCGGATCCCCACGCGCCACGGCGATTTCCGCGCGGTCGGGTACTCCAGCGTCTACGACGACGTCGAACATGTCGCGCTCGTGAAGGGCGACATCGCCGGCGGTGACGCCGACGGACACGACGTGCTGGTGCGCGTGCACTCGGAGTGCCTGACGGGTGACGTCTTCGGTTCGCTCCGCTGCGACTGCGGTCCGCAACTCGATGCGGCGATGGAGATGGTGGCCGCCGAGGGCCGGGGCATCATCCTGTACATGCGGGGCCACGAGGGCCGCGGCATCGGCCTGCTGCACAAGCTGCAGGCCTACCAGCTGCAGGACGCCGGCTCCGACACCGTCGACGCCAACCTCGAACTCGGTCTGCCCGCGGATTCGCGCGACTACGGACTCGGCGCCCAGATCCTCGTCGACCTCGGGGTGCGGTCCATGCGACTGCTGACCAACAACCCGGCGAAGCGCGTCGGGCTCGACGGATACGGCCTGCACATCGTCGACCGCGTCCCGATGCCGGTGCGCGCCAACGCCGAGAACCTGCGCTACCTGCGCACCAAGCGGGATCGAATGGGCCACGATCTCGTCGGCCTCGACGATCACGCCCACTCCGACAACGCCCAGCCCACCGACGGCGCATCTGAAGGAGCACCTGCATGA